One window from the genome of Mus pahari unplaced genomic scaffold, PAHARI_EIJ_v1.1 scaffold_10232_1, whole genome shotgun sequence encodes:
- the LOC110315687 gene encoding putative gustatory receptor clone PTE38, translated as METVNQTIISEFILLGLSDDPALQPFIFTLFLTIYLITTLGNLLIILAVSSDSQLHTPMYFFLCNLSFNDICLINTTIPKMLVNIQREDHTITYTACLSQVYLILNFAGIENCLLAVMAYDRYVAICHPLKYTVIMNQYLCVMLLLFSLFLSIVHALFHTWMVLLLSFCTEIEIPHFFCELAQIIRLACSDNFINYLLVYTVSVLFFGVPVFGIILSYIQIVSSVLKMSSLGGKYKAFSTCGSHLSVVSLFYGTGFGVHISSAFTDSPRKTVVASVMYTVITQMLNPFIYSLRNKEMKKAFRKITSRIAFLL; from the coding sequence ATGGAAACTGTCAATCAAACAATTATATCAGAATTCATTCTTCTGGGGCTTAGTGATGATCCTGCATTGCAGCCTTTTATCTTTACCCTGTTCCTGACCATATATCTGATCACCACCTTGGGAAACTTGCTAATCATCCTAGCTGTTAGCTCTGACTCCCAATTACATACacccatgtatttttttctctgtaacctGTCTTTTAATGACATCTGTTTAATCAATACTACAATCCCAAAGATGTTGGTGAACATTCAAAGAGAAGATCACACCATCACATACACAGCATGCCTCTCTCAGGTCTACCTCATCTTGAATTTTGCTGGTATAGAAAACTGTCTCCTGGCAGTGATGGCCTATGACCGATATGTTGCCATTTGTCACCCTCTGAAGTATACAGTAATAATGAATCAATATTTATGTGTTATGTTGCTGCTATTCTCTCTGTTCCTTAGTATTGTGCATGCTTTGTTCCACACTTGGATGGTATTGCTACTGTCTTTCTGCACAGAAATTGAAATCCCTCACTTTTTCTGTGAGCTGgctcagatcatcagacttgcCTGTTCTGATAATTTTATCAATTATCTGCTAGTTTACACAGTGTCTGTTCTATTTTTTGGTGTTCCTGTCTTTGGGATTATTTTGTCTTATATTCAGATTGTATCctcagttttaaaaatgtcatcacTGGGAGGAAAGTATAAAGCCTTTTCAACATGTGGGTCTCATTTGTCAGTTGTGTCCCTGTTCTATGGTACAGGTTTTGGGGTACACATAAGCTCTGCATTTACAGACTCTCCAAGGAAGACTGTAGTGGCTTCAGTGATGTACACTGTCATCACTCAGATGCTGAACCCATTTATCTACAGCCtaagaaacaaagagatgaaGAAAGCCTTCAGGAAAATCACTAGTAGGATAGCATTTCTTTTGTAA